From the genome of Streptomyces sp. NBC_01304:
CGGCACGGCCCGCTGCGGGCAGTCGATGCGTTCGCAGAGGCGGCAGCCCATGCCGATGGGAACGGCGGCGGAGATGTTGTCGAGGTCGAGGCCGTCGGAGTAGACGAGCCGGGCGGCATGCCGGATCTCGCAGCCCAGACCGATGGCGAAGGTCTTGCCGGGCTCTCCCCAGCCGCCCCGGTGGCGGGTGGCGGCGCGGGCCGTCCACAAGTACCGCTGGCCGTCCGGCATCGCGGCGACCTGGACGTGGATGCGGCCGGGGGCGGCGAACGCCTCGTAGACGTTCCACAGCGGGCAGGTGCCGCCGGCCCGGGAGAAGTGGAACGCGGTGGCCGACTGGCGTTTGGACATGTTGCCCGCCCGGTCGACCCGGACGAACGAGAAGGGGACACCACGCAGCCGGGGGCGTTGCAACGTGCTGAGGCGGTGGCAGATGGTCTCGTAGCCGAGACCGAAGTGGTCGGTCAGCCGCTCGATGTCGTAGCGGAACTCCTCCGCCGCCGCGTGGAAGCGGCGGTACGGGAGGATCAGGGCTGCGGCGAAGTAGTTGGCGATGCCGATGCGGGCCAGCGGCCAGGCGGCGGAGTCCGGCGCGAAGTCCTCGGAGGCGAGGGCGGAGAGTTCATCGGCGTACTCCAGGAGCGCCAGCTGCGTCGCCATCCGGAACGCCTGCTGGCCGGGGCGCAGCCGGGCGGAGAGGTTCAGGACCCCGGCCGCCGGGTCGTAGCGGTGCAGCAACTCGCCGCAGTCCGCGGCCAGTCGTACGCCGTGACGCTCGGTGAGACGTGCGGACAGGCTGCGCACCACCTCTCCCGGGCGGATGCCGGTCTCGGCGGCCAGCCGCTCCGCGGCGAGGTCCGTGTCGTGCAGATAGTTCTGGCGGCGGTAGAAGAACTCGCGTATCTCCTCGTGTGCGGAACGGGGTTGGGCCGTCGTACCCGGCCCCCGCCCCTCCGCGGCTTCGGTCAGCTGCTCGGCGAGGTGCTGGTTGCGGCGGCCCAGGTCCACCAGGAGCTGCGCCGCCGCAGGGGTGCGCGAGGCCAGCTCCGCGAGGTCGGTCGCCGACACCCGGCCCGCGGCGACCTCGCCGGTGAGGGCGTCCCGCAGGTCGGCCACGAGGCGGCTGGTGTCGCGCTCGGAGAAGAAGCCGGGGTCCACGCCGAACGTCTCCGTCAGGCGCAGCAGGACGGGCACGGTCAGCGGCCGCGAATCGTGCTCCATCTGGTTCAGATAGCTCGGGGAGATCGCGAGGACCCGGGCCAACTCGACCTGGCTCATGCGCCGTTCCTCGCGCAGCCGCCGCAA
Proteins encoded in this window:
- a CDS encoding short-chain fatty acyl-CoA regulator family protein — its product is MSKTYAGARLRRLREERRMSQVELARVLAISPSYLNQMEHDSRPLTVPVLLRLTETFGVDPGFFSERDTSRLVADLRDALTGEVAAGRVSATDLAELASRTPAAAQLLVDLGRRNQHLAEQLTEAAEGRGPGTTAQPRSAHEEIREFFYRRQNYLHDTDLAAERLAAETGIRPGEVVRSLSARLTERHGVRLAADCGELLHRYDPAAGVLNLSARLRPGQQAFRMATQLALLEYADELSALASEDFAPDSAAWPLARIGIANYFAAALILPYRRFHAAAEEFRYDIERLTDHFGLGYETICHRLSTLQRPRLRGVPFSFVRVDRAGNMSKRQSATAFHFSRAGGTCPLWNVYEAFAAPGRIHVQVAAMPDGQRYLWTARAATRHRGGWGEPGKTFAIGLGCEIRHAARLVYSDGLDLDNISAAVPIGMGCRLCERIDCPQRAVPPLDRRLAIDENSSTFVPYPVAGEPRVG